Below is a window of Falco peregrinus isolate bFalPer1 chromosome 3, bFalPer1.pri, whole genome shotgun sequence DNA.
tcaGAAAAAGCCTCCGATACGACAACGCTCCCTGCGCACACCTCCGACCGAGGCTCCCCGTGCCAACACACGCTTGACTAACTCTCTTCCGCACCCTCCCCAGCAAAaaaggatcacagaatcatttagagaTGGGCAGGAATCTCTGCAGAGCATGTCCTTCCACCCCagtgctcaagcagggccagctaGAGCAGATTGTCTGGGACCACAGCCACTCGCGTCTTCAGTACCTCCGAGAATGGAGCCGCCACCACCTCTTCCACtctttgaccaccctcacactGAAAAAGCCCTGCCGCCTTTGCCCGGGCAATTCCAGATGCTTTCACTTCTGAACATGGCCTCTTGTCCTACCACTGATCGCAAGCCTCTGGGCACAGCCCTTCAGCCGCTTTGCAGGCCACCGCACCGGCCGCTTACGCAACCCGCACTTTCTCAGCTCGTCTAGGAGCACGTATCAGGAGACAGCGACAAAGGCTTCCTTCAAGTACGCCTCAGCAacagccactgctctcccctcgcCCAACGCCCACTCGCCTCAACGCGGAAGACACGCAGCTCACTCAAGCATGATTTGCCCTTCCAAAATCCACGCCAAACACCCCCCAACACCTTCCGTCCGtcctggccttggcagtgattTCCAGCAGCATTGCTTCCATCACCTGCCCCGGGAACAGGCTCAGGCTCACCggcctctgctttcccagagccTCCCGCACCATCTTCTGCGGGACACGAGGGGTACCAGCTCCCTTCCACTCTTCAGGAGCTGCCCCCAGGCACTATGAcctttccaggaaaatgcaCAGCGGCCCCACAAAGAGGCCTCCGCAATGCCAGATGCCTCAGCATTCCTGGGAGCAACACGACAGGCCCCGGGCACTTACAAACACCCACTCCCACACCACTCCTTCCTACctcccttcatcttcctcagcaACAACCACAGATCACCTGacaaacagcctgaaaaacacTCACCTTGCCTCAGCGGGGGCAGGCCTTGCCACTCATCAACCCTTCCGCacgcaccaccaccaccaccacagcctcgGCTCTGCAGCCCCGTGCCGCATGCTCAAACCCAGCTCCCCTCGGCAATCGCCAAATTCCCTTTCACCCTGTCAAGCTCTGCGCAGAGAACTGGCCTCACCCCTCGACACTCGCCCCAAGCACAGACCCCACCAAAGGCCCAGGAGTgccagcctcccctgcctgccgctcccagccctgctccgccTTTCAGCACACATACGGGCTCTCCAGAAACTCACCTGCCCTCGCACGCTGCCTCATACACAATCATAAGAGTCACTTCGGTTGCAAAGGACCCTTAACGTtatcgagtccaaccgttaacctaatagtgccaaggccaccactaatccatgtccctaagcgccacgtctacgtgtcttttaaacacctcccaCAATGCTGACTcaaccactgccctgggcagccccttccagtgcttgataaccctctcggtgaagaaatttctcatcATAGCCAAACTAAACTTTGCCTGGCGCAACATGAGGccctttcctcttgccctaGCACTTGTTGCTAGGGATGAGAGACTGACAACCTCCTcgttacagcctcctctcaggtacTTGGAGACACCGATAGGGCCTCCCCTCAGCCGCTGCCTTCTGAAAACGCAGTAGCCCCGCTTCCCTCAACCGCTACTTCTAAGGCTTCTTCTCTCGATCCTTCACCGCATTCGCTGCTCTCCTTTGGATGCGTCACACCACAGCCCAAGCCCCACCTCAGGGGTCCACGATGGAGGGGCCAACACAAGCACCGgcggagccaggcagggcaccTCTCGTCACAGGACCGGCGAGctctcagccagggctgccaggaaaatggcctgctctcccaaacagccctcctctgcctgcccgcACTGACACCCCCAGGGACGGATCCCAGGGGGCACAAGCCCAGACACGCAggcccctttctcccagctacaACCTTTCAAGCAAGGCGGGCAAcaaggcacacacagagcacgCTCAGTGGGAAAGGCCAGGCCTACAGTCAGGCttagcaagctggcagcaaggcaggcagggaccaaATGCCATGGAAGGGGCCGACACTCATGCCCGGCACACCTCCAAAGCCCACAACAGCCTTCCAGGCCCATGAACAAGTGGGGGCCCCTCTTTGCAACGCACCCGCAAACCACACCACACGAGTGCCACGGCATGACCTCACTGACAACACCCCACCTCTCCTATGCTTTGGCCACGTCTGCCAAATGCCCTGACACGCACCTTCCATGCAAATCCTCCCAGATACCTGCTCTCACTTCAAAGCTGACGCCAGGGACAGACGGACACATCCTCAAGAGGAGGACATGAGAAGGGAGCGTTGTGGGAAGGGACACACCCCCCACCTCATTACCTGCCAAGCTCTGGCACGCAACAGCTGCTTGCTACAAAATGCCGTCACGCGCAAAGCCTGTCCCGCCCCCTCAGACCAGCATAAAAGACGGCCCAGCGCCTCTCTCCATCACACGCTTCTCCTGACGCCTTCTCCCCCGCAGTCAACAAGGTGAGCctgaagccccttcccctccttctcctgccccacacGCCCCGTCTCTTCCAGCACGCGCTGACACCAGACTCAGCAGCCCCCACGACTCAACACCACCacgctccccgcagccccacaccGCGCCTCCACACTCCCTTGCCCTCCTGTAACGACACCCCTCGCGCCCCCCAACACCCTCCGCTTCCTCAACACCCTCTCTTACAGGGACACTCCACACCGCAGACATGGCCTGCAACAacttctgcagcccctgcggaCCCACCCCGCTGGCTaacagctgcaacgagccctgcgTCAGGCAGTGCGAGGACTCCCGCGTCGTCATCCAGCCTTCCACCGTGCTGGTCACCCTGCCGGGACCCAtcctcacctccttcccccagagcacCGCCGTCGGATCCTCCTCATCGGCTGCTGTGGGCAacatcctcagctcccagggagtgCCCATCTCCTCCGGCGGCTTTGGCTACGGTTACGGCCTCGGAGGCCTGGGCTGCTATGGCGCCGgaagagcctgcctgccctgctaaGGACCctccacaccacacacaccctgcaagCCACGGCATGGACTGAGGACGCACCTcccgcctgctgctggcacgggGACCTGCCACCCGCACCTCCTCCTCTCAAGGCACCAAGCAAAGTAGCACGGAAggggccagccccagctgccaggaTACATGGCCCacctacctcctcctcttctcccactgtctTCTTTGCATCGCCCCTACTGCTACGTCCGCTACTCTCCACTGCAAACGCCTGCTCATAAGCCAAAGACCACCGGGGCACCTCCCCCGCGCTGCTCCCACCGCAGGAAAGGAAGACCTCGGTGCTCTGGCAAAATCTTCTGCAAGCAAAGGACCTGGGCTGACGGTCGCCCTACTTGCACCTCAGGACGGATCCCTTCCACTGCGTGCTCCTGCCTTTTCACTCTTTTGCCTCAATAAaatctcctgcatcccagcaccacacgcctccatctcctttcttctcccaaggCTCTTCCACTCTAAAACGGCACAAAGCCAGGCCTCAACAGGCCGGCGGGGTTGGGGGGAAAAGGGCACTCAGCCTCTCCGAGGACACAGGCCACCAGCGACAACACACACTCGCACCTGCAGGCATACACAGCATGACacaagcccagcactggctcaGAAAAAGCCTCCGATACGACAACGCTCCCTGCGCACACCTCCGACCGAGGCTCCCCGTGCCAACACACGCTTGACTAACTCTCTTCCGCACCCTCCCCAGCAAAaaaggatcacagaatcatttagagaTGGGCAGGAATCTCTGCAGAGCATGTCCTTCCACCCCagtgctcaagcagggccagctaGAGCAGATTGTCTGGGACCACAGCCACTCGCGTCTTCAGTACCTCCGAGAATGGAGCCGCCACCACCTCTTCCACtctttgaccaccctcacactGAAAAAGCCCTGCCGCCTTTGCCCGGGCAATTCCAGATGCTTTCACTTCTGAACATGGCCTCTTGTCCTACCACTGATCGCAAGCCTCTGGGCACAGCCCTTCAGCCGCTTTGCAGGCCACCGCACCGGCCGCTTACGCAACCCGCACTTTCTCAGCTCGTCTAGGAGCACGTATCAGGAGACAGCGACAAAGGCTTCCTTCAAGTACGCCTCAGCAacagccactgctctcccctcgcCCAACGCCCACTCGCCTCAACGCGGAAGACACGCAGCTCACTCAAGCATGATTTGCCCTTCCAAAATCCACGCCAAACACCCCCCAACACCTTCCGTCCGtcctggccttggcagtgattTCCAGCAGCATTGCTTCCATCACCTGCCCCGGGAACAGGCTCAGGCTCACCggcctctgctttcccagagccTCCCGCACCATCTTCTGCGGGACACGAGGGGTACCAGCTCCCTTCCACTCTTCAGGAGCTGCCCCCAGGCACTATGAcctttccaggaaaatgcaCAGCGGCCCCACAAAGAGGCCTCCGCAATGCCAGATGCCTCAGCATTCCTGGGAGCAACACGACAGGCCCCGGGCACTTACAAACACCCACTCCCACACCACTCCTTCCTACctcccttcatcttcctcagcaACAACCACAGATCACCTGacaaacagcctgaaaaacacTCACCTTGCCTCAGCGGGGGCAGGCCTTGCCACTCATCAACCCTTCCGCacgcaccaccaccaccaccacagcctcgGCTCTGCAGCCCCGTGCCGCATGCTCAAACCCAGCTCCCCTCGGCAATCGCCAAATTCCCTTTCACCCTGTCAAGCTCTGCGCAGAGAACTGGCCTCACCCCTCGACACTCGCCCCAAGCACAGACCCCACCAAAGGCCCAGGAGTGCCAGCTTCCCCTGCCTgccgctcccagccctgctccgccTTTCAGCACACATACGGGCTCTCCAGAAACTCACCTGCCCTCGCACGCTGCCTCATACACAATCATAAGAGTCACTTCGGTTGCAAAGGACCCTTAACGTtatcgagtccaaccgttaacctaatagtgccaaggccaccactaatccatgtccctaagcgccacgtctacgtgtcttttaaacacctcccaCAATGCTGACTcaaccactgccctgggcagccccttccagtgcttgataaccctctcggtgaagaaatttctcatcATAGCCAAACTAAACTTTGCCTGGCGCAACATGAGGccctttcctcttgccctaGCACTTGTTGCTAGGGATGAGAGACTGACAACCTCCTcgttacagcctcctctcaggtacTTGGAGACACCGATAGGGCCTCCCCTCAGCCGCTGCCTTCTGAAAACGCAGTAGCCCCGCTTCCCTCAACTGCTACTTCTAAGGCTTCTTCTCTCGATCCTTCACCGCATTCGCTGCTCTCCTTTGGATGCGTCACACCACAGCCCAAGCCCCACCTCAGGGGTCCACGATGGAGGGGCCAACACAAGCACCGgcggagccaggcagggcaccTCTCGTCACAGGACCGGCGAGctctcagccagggctgccaggaaaatggcctgctctcccaaacagccctcctctgcctgcccgcACTGACACCCCCAGGGACGGATCCCAGGGGGCACAAGCCCAGACACGCAggcccctttctcccagctacaACCTTTCAAGCAAGGCGGGCAAcaa
It encodes the following:
- the LOC129784040 gene encoding feather keratin 1-like, which codes for MACNNFCSPCGPTPLANSCNEPCVRQCEDSRVVIQPSTVLVTLPGPILTSFPQSTAVGSSSSAAVGNILSSQGVPISSGGFGYGYGLGGLGCYGAGRACLPC